Proteins co-encoded in one Candidatus Latescibacter sp. genomic window:
- a CDS encoding GTPase, producing MEKNITNRNVFFGTGELVTRDNICICGRMNAGKSTLMNLITGQETSIVDSTPGTTADVKTTVMEIHDFGPVKLFDTAGLDETTVLGQKKQEKSIIALKESDLVILVVDPTQTVLPGNMLIEKRILRLAKEYGKQAFVLFNMHYDSGMEENDLRPLVSELFLRDKYPCLSAVLIEASSKQRILDFIKEHYRRSEKKVDLLPFLGTSGFVALNIPVDEETPEGRLLRPQNVVLDYILRHYLPFAGYRMNLTNGRSSNTTLHEAEKENYRRFLHELQGEEVGLQLIITDSQAIDLIDLWTPEDIPVTTFSIIMAHHQSRGSLRTLAQGLSVMKTLESGDRVLIAELCNHDRKAEDIGTKQIPRLLNKLYGNIYVDFAEGRVFPSESELDAYKLIIQCGGCMVDQQKYSTRIEDARRLGIPITNYGLILSWLNNPKTLERVLKPWGIGVN from the coding sequence ATGGAAAAAAATATAACGAACCGGAATGTGTTTTTCGGAACGGGCGAATTGGTTACCCGTGATAACATCTGTATCTGCGGGCGAATGAACGCCGGGAAATCCACCCTTATGAACCTTATAACCGGCCAGGAAACGTCCATTGTGGACAGTACTCCAGGCACCACGGCGGATGTTAAAACCACTGTTATGGAAATCCACGATTTCGGTCCTGTAAAATTGTTCGATACCGCCGGGCTGGATGAGACTACGGTGCTCGGCCAAAAGAAGCAGGAAAAATCCATAATTGCGCTCAAAGAGTCAGATCTGGTGATCCTGGTTGTGGATCCCACGCAGACAGTATTGCCGGGAAACATGCTTATCGAAAAACGTATTCTCCGGCTGGCAAAAGAATACGGGAAACAGGCATTTGTCCTTTTCAACATGCATTATGACAGCGGCATGGAGGAGAACGATCTCCGGCCGCTCGTTTCGGAACTCTTCCTGCGTGATAAGTATCCCTGTCTCAGCGCAGTTCTTATCGAAGCATCCTCAAAGCAGCGCATTCTCGATTTCATCAAGGAACACTACCGTCGGAGCGAAAAGAAGGTGGATCTTCTTCCTTTTCTTGGAACGAGCGGATTTGTGGCGCTGAATATACCCGTGGATGAGGAGACGCCGGAGGGACGGCTTCTGCGGCCTCAGAATGTGGTGCTCGATTATATCTTGCGGCATTATCTTCCTTTTGCCGGGTATCGGATGAATCTCACCAACGGAAGAAGCTCGAATACCACTCTGCATGAGGCGGAAAAGGAAAATTACCGGCGGTTTCTCCATGAGCTGCAAGGAGAGGAGGTCGGTCTGCAACTGATTATAACCGATTCGCAGGCCATCGACTTGATCGATCTCTGGACTCCGGAGGATATTCCGGTCACCACGTTTTCGATCATCATGGCGCATCACCAGAGCCGTGGCAGCCTGCGCACCCTGGCGCAGGGTCTATCAGTGATGAAAACCCTCGAAAGCGGGGACAGGGTGCTTATCGCCGAGCTCTGTAATCACGACCGGAAAGCGGAGGATATCGGCACGAAGCAGATACCGCGGCTTCTTAACAAGCTGTACGGCAATATTTATGTGGATTTCGCTGAAGGACGGGTATTTCCTTCTGAGAGTGAACTGGACGCCTACAAACTTATCATCCAATGCGGAGGCTGCATGGTGGATCAGCAGAAATACAGCACACGCATAGAGGATGCCCGCCGCCTGGGAATCCCGATCACAAACTACGGGCTTATCCTCTCCTGGCTGAACAATCCGAAAACTCTGGAGCGGGTGCTCAAACCCTGGGGTATCGGCGTGAACTGA
- a CDS encoding O-acetyl-ADP-ribose deacetylase: MTEYLNGRVLVKTGDITGEKVDGIVNAANSSLMGGGGVDGAIHRAGGPEILAECRALRKEKYPDGLPVGQAVTTTAGRLASRYVIHTVGPVWFGGTHGEEKYLADCYWNSLREAVEHGCRTVAFPAISTGVFHFPRKLAAAIASATVKDFLENEHTIQKVVFVFFSEDDEKIFLEENAFLV; encoded by the coding sequence ATGACTGAATATCTCAATGGAAGGGTTCTCGTAAAAACCGGAGATATTACCGGGGAAAAAGTGGATGGCATCGTGAATGCCGCCAATTCAAGCCTTATGGGTGGCGGAGGAGTGGACGGCGCCATCCATCGCGCCGGGGGACCGGAAATCCTCGCCGAGTGCAGGGCGCTGCGCAAGGAAAAGTACCCCGACGGTCTCCCTGTCGGCCAGGCAGTGACCACCACGGCGGGCAGGCTAGCGTCCAGGTATGTGATTCATACCGTCGGTCCGGTCTGGTTCGGAGGAACCCACGGGGAAGAAAAATATCTGGCCGACTGCTATTGGAATTCACTCCGGGAGGCTGTGGAACACGGCTGCCGCACGGTAGCTTTCCCGGCAATTTCCACCGGCGTTTTCCATTTCCCCAGGAAACTGGCTGCAGCCATTGCCTCGGCGACTGTCAAGGATTTTCTGGAAAATGAGCATACCATCCAAAAGGTAGTTTTTGTTTTTTTCAGCGAGGACGATGAGAAGATTTTTCTGGAGGAAAACGCGTTCCTTGTATAA
- a CDS encoding rhomboid family intramembrane serine protease, producing MYASYGFGYSIPKAVKYLLIANIAVFVATSVLPVVFGIRFSFNYLFGLVPYYITHYFMIWQFFTYMYLHSNLMHIGFNLFALWMFGTELEHNWGSRDFFKFYTVCGIGGGVLVWLASFVNLTDPVVTTIGASGAIFGLLVAYGLMWPDRIILLFGIIPMKALHFVIVFAAINLYYGMTGAGNIAWFAHLGGGVTGFIYLKYGWRIMVHMESMLRRLKRRKFTVIQGGKNKSDSQDRQYTDLDDEVNRILDKISASGMESLDDRERRILKRASKRREKQ from the coding sequence ATGTACGCTTCGTATGGGTTTGGCTATAGTATACCGAAAGCAGTGAAGTATCTGCTTATCGCCAATATCGCCGTGTTTGTCGCTACCTCCGTGCTGCCTGTGGTGTTCGGGATTCGCTTCTCCTTCAATTATCTCTTCGGACTGGTGCCATACTATATTACCCACTATTTCATGATCTGGCAATTTTTCACGTATATGTATCTGCATTCCAATCTCATGCACATAGGATTCAACCTTTTTGCTCTCTGGATGTTCGGCACCGAGCTTGAACATAACTGGGGTTCCCGCGACTTTTTCAAATTCTATACGGTCTGCGGAATCGGCGGCGGTGTTCTGGTCTGGCTTGCTTCATTCGTAAATCTGACAGACCCGGTTGTCACGACCATCGGCGCTTCCGGGGCGATTTTCGGGCTTCTGGTGGCCTATGGTCTCATGTGGCCGGACCGTATAATTTTGCTTTTTGGGATTATACCCATGAAAGCCCTGCATTTTGTAATTGTTTTCGCAGCCATCAATCTTTATTACGGAATGACCGGGGCCGGAAATATCGCCTGGTTTGCCCATCTGGGCGGCGGTGTTACCGGTTTTATCTATCTCAAGTACGGCTGGCGGATCATGGTGCACATGGAAAGCATGCTCCGCAGATTGAAGCGTCGAAAATTCACTGTGATACAGGGGGGGAAGAATAAATCCGATTCTCAGGATAGACAGTACACGGATTTGGATGACGAAGTCAACCGCATTCTCGATAAAATATCCGCAAGCGGGATGGAGAGCCTGGACGACCGTGAACGACGTATTCTGAAACGCGCCTCCAAACGCCGGGAGAAGCAGTAA